A stretch of the bacterium genome encodes the following:
- a CDS encoding TetR/AcrR family transcriptional regulator, which yields MSSAYQGIVVGDRKQQILEEAIGIIASKGYGKLTMRALARASGMKLGALQYHFRTWEDMLRALAAFISETYRVSFEVLKPGVEAPCLRDIVRFLAEDAPGSVLQADRLFPQLWAMAQVEPVMEALLDDIYVEYLDKLEKCLVDMGSTAPRAEALALMSLLEGATLFVGSGRRWADDADAVRDAALAFIDARYGQEN from the coding sequence ATGTCAAGCGCCTACCAAGGAATCGTCGTCGGCGATCGCAAGCAACAGATACTCGAAGAAGCGATCGGGATCATCGCGTCAAAGGGCTACGGCAAACTGACGATGCGGGCGTTGGCCCGGGCCAGCGGCATGAAGCTCGGCGCGCTGCAATATCACTTCCGCACCTGGGAAGACATGCTTCGCGCGCTGGCCGCATTTATCTCGGAGACGTATCGAGTCTCGTTCGAGGTACTGAAACCCGGTGTGGAGGCGCCCTGTCTTCGGGACATCGTGCGGTTCCTCGCCGAAGATGCGCCCGGTTCCGTGTTACAGGCCGATCGGCTGTTCCCTCAACTGTGGGCGATGGCGCAGGTCGAGCCGGTGATGGAAGCGTTGCTGGACGACATCTACGTGGAGTACCTGGACAAGCTCGAGAAATGCCTCGTCGACATGGGAAGTACGGCACCCCGTGCAGAAGCGCTCGCACTGATGTCGTTGTTGGAGGGGGCGACTTTGTTCGTGGGCAGCGGCCGTCGCTGGGCGGACGACGCCGATGCCGTGCGCGATGCCGCGCTCGCATTCATTGACGCCCGGTATGGCCAGGAGAATTGA